In Aristaeella hokkaidonensis, the following are encoded in one genomic region:
- the aroQ gene encoding type II 3-dehydroquinate dehydratase: MNILVINGPNLNMLGIREPEIYGKATYADLCRLIEEHASQLGIDVTLYQSNHEGDLVDAIQQAHGKANGIVINPGAYTHTSIAILDALKAVGLPAVEVHISDPDTRDEFRKISYVRAACVKTIKGHGFNGYLEAMDYLTGVDQ, from the coding sequence ATGAACATTCTTGTCATTAACGGACCAAACCTCAACATGCTGGGCATCCGCGAACCGGAGATTTACGGCAAAGCCACCTATGCGGATCTCTGCCGTCTCATTGAGGAACATGCCTCTCAGCTGGGAATTGACGTCACCCTGTATCAGTCCAATCACGAAGGGGATCTGGTGGATGCGATCCAGCAGGCTCACGGCAAAGCCAATGGCATCGTGATCAATCCCGGTGCCTATACCCACACCAGCATCGCCATTCTGGACGCGCTGAAGGCGGTGGGGCTTCCCGCGGTGGAAGTCCACATCTCCGATCCGGATACCCGGGATGAATTCCGGAAAATCAGCTATGTCCGTGCCGCCTGCGTGAAAACCATCAAAGGCCATGGTTTCAACGGCTATCTGGAAGCCATGGATTATCTCACAGGAGTTGACCAATGA
- a CDS encoding shikimate kinase produces the protein MHSELIYGCIGEHLPHSFSREIHGEIGSYAYDLKELTPEELPGFMTARSFRGINVTIPYKQAVIPFLDEIDETARAIGAVNTVVNRDGKLYGYNTDLYGLTRLIRRIGLDLSGKKVLVLGTGGTSRTASYAAEKLGARVVYRVSRTSREGSLSYEDVLLNHTDAEIILNTTPCGMFPKPAEQPLSLEPFTRLEGVADAIYNPLRSRLVLDARSRGIPAEGGLYMLVAQAVRASELFLDTSYPEDLTDRIYNAILRRKENLVLIGMPGSGKSAVGKILTETTGKPLADTDLLIVEKAGKPIPEIFREDGEPAFRDLESEIIRELSLQGGQVISTGGGAVLRPENVTLLRQNGRLFWLDRDPDCLVPTDDRPLADTSEKMKKLYQEREPVYRASADVIIPVFGTPENTASLILQQ, from the coding sequence ATGCATTCTGAATTGATTTACGGCTGCATCGGCGAACACCTGCCCCACAGTTTTTCCCGGGAAATCCACGGGGAAATCGGCAGCTATGCCTATGATCTGAAGGAACTGACCCCGGAAGAGCTTCCCGGCTTCATGACCGCCCGGAGCTTCAGGGGAATCAACGTCACCATCCCCTATAAGCAGGCTGTCATCCCCTTCCTGGATGAAATTGATGAAACCGCCCGTGCCATTGGAGCAGTCAACACCGTTGTCAACCGGGATGGAAAACTGTATGGCTATAACACAGATCTGTACGGGTTGACGCGGCTGATCCGCCGCATCGGTCTGGATCTGTCCGGAAAAAAGGTGCTGGTACTAGGCACCGGCGGCACTTCCCGCACCGCTTCCTATGCTGCGGAAAAACTTGGTGCCCGGGTGGTTTACCGGGTCAGCCGGACTTCCCGGGAAGGCAGTCTTTCCTATGAGGACGTCCTGCTGAATCATACAGACGCGGAAATCATTCTGAACACCACCCCCTGCGGCATGTTCCCCAAGCCTGCAGAACAGCCTCTTTCCCTTGAGCCCTTTACCCGTCTCGAGGGTGTGGCAGACGCAATCTACAATCCCCTTCGCAGCCGGCTGGTGCTGGACGCCCGTTCCCGTGGCATTCCTGCGGAAGGCGGCCTGTATATGCTGGTTGCCCAGGCAGTTCGGGCTTCCGAACTGTTCCTGGATACCTCCTATCCCGAAGACCTGACAGACCGTATTTATAATGCAATCCTCCGCCGGAAAGAAAACCTGGTTCTCATCGGCATGCCGGGAAGCGGCAAATCTGCCGTCGGCAAAATCCTCACAGAAACCACCGGCAAACCGCTGGCCGATACGGACCTGCTCATCGTGGAAAAAGCCGGAAAACCGATTCCTGAGATCTTCCGGGAAGACGGAGAGCCCGCCTTCCGGGATCTGGAAAGTGAGATTATCCGTGAGCTCTCCCTGCAGGGTGGACAGGTTATTTCCACCGGCGGCGGAGCAGTGCTCCGTCCGGAAAACGTCACCCTGCTTCGTCAGAACGGCCGCCTTTTCTGGCTGGACAGGGATCCTGACTGCCTGGTGCCGACGGATGACCGTCCGCTGGCGGACACTTCCGAAAAAATGAAAAAGCTTTACCAGGAGCGTGAACCCGTCTATCGCGCCTCCGCCGACGTCATCATCCCCGTCTTCGGCACCCCCGAAAATACTGCTTCTCTGATCCTTCAGCAGTAA
- the aroC gene encoding chorismate synthase, with product MKNTFGTSLTVTLFGESHGAEIGAVIDGLAPGIPVDEEFIASQLTLRRPAGRISTARQEADPFRIVSGVFEGRTTGTPMAILIPNADTRSGDYQRGPARPGHADLTAYAKYHGYEDYRGGGHFSGRITAALVAAGAVAIAALRRKGIVIGTHVARCAGIDDAPFTDLSVDLPRLNSLSFAVLDEAKGQAMREAVENAAARCDSVGGILETAITGLPAGVGEPWFDTVESVLSHALFSVPAVKGVEFGSGFAFADMTGSQANDPIRMKDGKPVTTTNNNGGINGGITNGMPVIFRCAVKPTPSIAQEQQTVNPGTGTETTLVINGRHDPAIVHRARVVVDSVTALALCDLLALRFGTDWLAPHND from the coding sequence ATGAAGAACACCTTTGGCACTTCCCTCACCGTCACACTTTTCGGTGAAAGCCATGGAGCCGAAATCGGCGCTGTCATTGACGGGCTGGCTCCCGGTATCCCTGTGGATGAGGAGTTTATCGCTTCCCAGCTGACCCTGCGCCGTCCTGCCGGCCGTATTTCCACTGCCCGTCAGGAAGCAGATCCCTTCCGGATTGTCAGCGGCGTTTTTGAGGGTCGCACCACCGGTACCCCGATGGCAATCCTGATTCCCAATGCTGACACCCGCAGCGGGGATTATCAGCGCGGTCCTGCCCGCCCAGGGCATGCGGATCTTACGGCTTATGCCAAATATCATGGCTATGAAGATTATCGCGGCGGTGGCCACTTCAGCGGCCGGATCACAGCCGCGCTGGTAGCAGCCGGTGCCGTTGCGATTGCCGCCCTGCGGCGGAAAGGCATTGTAATCGGTACCCATGTCGCCCGCTGCGCCGGTATTGATGACGCTCCCTTCACGGATCTGTCCGTGGATTTGCCCCGGCTGAACAGCCTGTCCTTTGCCGTTTTGGACGAAGCAAAAGGCCAGGCCATGCGTGAAGCGGTTGAAAACGCCGCTGCCCGTTGTGACAGTGTGGGCGGCATCCTGGAAACCGCCATTACCGGGCTGCCCGCCGGCGTCGGTGAGCCCTGGTTCGACACGGTTGAAAGCGTCCTTTCCCATGCGCTCTTCTCCGTTCCCGCCGTCAAAGGTGTTGAATTCGGATCCGGTTTTGCCTTTGCCGATATGACCGGCAGCCAGGCAAACGATCCCATTCGGATGAAGGACGGGAAGCCGGTAACCACCACCAACAATAACGGCGGTATAAACGGCGGCATCACCAACGGCATGCCGGTGATTTTCCGCTGTGCCGTCAAGCCCACCCCCTCCATCGCTCAGGAGCAGCAGACCGTCAATCCCGGCACCGGCACGGAAACCACCCTGGTGATCAACGGCCGTCATGATCCGGCCATTGTACACCGTGCCCGGGTGGTTGTGGACAGCGTCACTGCCCTCGCCCTCTGCGACCTTCTTGCCCTCCGTTTCGGCACCGACTGGCTTGCTCCCCATAATGACTGA
- the aroB gene encoding 3-dehydroquinate synthase: MNRETITLSLGADSYDIVLESGCLQQAGDLLNLNRKVLVVTDSGVPESYADTVDAASLAAEVVRIPQGEASKNFDHFRMLLSRMLAFGMGRGDCVVAVGGGVVGDMSGFAAACYMRGIDFYNIPTTVLSQVDSSIGGKTAIDLDGIKNVVGAFYQPCRVLIDPITLSTLSRRQIANGLAEAVKMALCFDPEAFVRFESLDFEAELALLASGQPSPALIRIISDALHTKRDVVEKDEKEQGLRRVLNFGHTLGHGIESVNVRNGMLHGECVALGMLPMCSDSVRKRLLPVLEKLGLPTACSSDPDQVMQAVVHDKKQFAGKIRSILVDTVGTFTEQELSPEELRQRYTKYFSS; the protein is encoded by the coding sequence ATGAACCGTGAAACAATCACCCTGTCGCTCGGTGCAGACAGTTATGATATTGTGCTGGAATCCGGCTGCCTGCAGCAGGCCGGAGATCTGCTGAACCTGAACCGGAAGGTCCTGGTTGTCACGGATTCAGGCGTGCCCGAATCCTATGCGGATACCGTTGACGCAGCAAGCCTGGCGGCAGAGGTTGTCCGGATCCCTCAGGGTGAAGCAAGCAAAAACTTTGATCATTTCCGCATGCTGCTCAGCCGTATGCTGGCCTTCGGCATGGGCCGCGGGGACTGCGTTGTGGCCGTCGGCGGCGGTGTGGTTGGTGATATGTCCGGTTTTGCCGCAGCCTGCTATATGCGCGGCATTGATTTCTATAACATTCCCACTACCGTCCTGTCCCAGGTGGACTCCTCCATCGGTGGGAAGACCGCCATTGACCTGGATGGCATCAAAAACGTCGTCGGCGCTTTTTATCAGCCGTGCCGCGTCCTGATTGATCCCATTACCCTGTCCACCCTTTCCCGCCGCCAGATCGCAAACGGTCTGGCAGAGGCAGTCAAGATGGCTCTTTGTTTCGATCCGGAAGCCTTTGTCCGTTTTGAGTCCCTTGATTTTGAAGCGGAGTTAGCCCTGCTCGCTTCCGGTCAGCCTTCTCCGGCCTTGATCCGGATCATTTCTGACGCGCTTCATACGAAAAGGGATGTGGTTGAAAAGGATGAAAAAGAGCAGGGGCTGCGCCGCGTCCTGAATTTCGGTCACACCCTCGGCCACGGCATTGAAAGCGTGAACGTCAGAAACGGGATGCTGCACGGTGAATGTGTAGCCCTCGGCATGCTGCCGATGTGTTCCGATTCTGTCCGGAAACGCCTGCTTCCGGTGCTGGAAAAGCTTGGTCTTCCCACAGCTTGCTCCTCTGATCCGGATCAGGTCATGCAGGCGGTCGTCCATGACAAAAAGCAGTTTGCGGGTAAAATCCGTTCCATCCTCGTGGATACGGTCGGTACCTTTACTGAACAGGAACTCTCCCCGGAGGAACTCCGTCAGCGTTATACGAAATACTTTTCCTCCTGA
- a CDS encoding glycosyltransferase, protein MLKIGQFTDTFLPIVDGVGRVVQAYSETLCKMGHQVTVVAPMYDTGFQGGFPFQLVEYVGSSVPGMKQYKVGEAVLDAHYRHRIRMIDLDLIHAHSPFTAGSEALRLASVRKLPLVATFHSKYYDDFLKATRSESIAKMGVKLVVSFYNRCDEVWAVGKNTADVLREYGYEGEIQVMPNGATLRTVSPGDVEQVNLRWNLGTDPLILFVGQMDWKKNILTVLEACAEMKKAGTKCRLLLAGQGMDMNAIGQKIHELNIQDRAEQIGHITDASLLDALYARADLFAFPSLYDAAPMVVREAAVMGTPSVMVRNSTAAEIIRHGENGLLCDNDPKDLARVMTEALKEPEKLSLIGETARETIPVPWEKVLETAVERYERLIALGKEGKLKDKRKRVL, encoded by the coding sequence ATGCTGAAAATCGGGCAGTTTACAGATACATTTCTGCCGATTGTCGATGGCGTGGGCCGGGTGGTCCAGGCTTATTCAGAGACGCTGTGTAAAATGGGCCACCAGGTAACCGTGGTGGCACCGATGTATGATACGGGTTTCCAGGGCGGCTTTCCTTTCCAGCTGGTGGAGTATGTGGGCAGCAGCGTGCCGGGAATGAAACAGTACAAGGTCGGAGAGGCCGTGCTGGACGCTCATTACCGTCACCGGATCCGGATGATTGACCTGGATCTGATTCACGCGCACAGCCCGTTTACCGCCGGTTCGGAGGCGCTTCGCCTGGCATCGGTCAGGAAGCTGCCGCTGGTAGCTACCTTCCATTCCAAGTATTATGATGATTTCCTGAAGGCAACCAGATCGGAATCCATCGCCAAGATGGGCGTCAAGCTGGTTGTGAGTTTTTATAACCGCTGCGATGAAGTCTGGGCTGTAGGCAAAAACACGGCGGACGTGCTACGGGAATACGGCTATGAAGGCGAGATTCAGGTTATGCCCAACGGCGCCACCCTGCGTACGGTTTCACCCGGCGACGTGGAGCAGGTGAACCTCCGGTGGAACCTGGGGACAGATCCCCTGATCCTTTTTGTGGGTCAGATGGACTGGAAGAAGAACATCCTGACGGTGCTGGAAGCCTGCGCGGAAATGAAAAAGGCAGGAACCAAATGCCGGTTGCTGCTGGCAGGACAGGGTATGGACATGAACGCCATCGGCCAGAAGATTCATGAGCTGAATATCCAGGACCGGGCGGAGCAGATCGGCCATATTACGGACGCCAGCCTGCTGGATGCCCTTTACGCCAGGGCTGACCTGTTTGCGTTCCCGTCGCTGTATGACGCTGCCCCCATGGTTGTGCGGGAGGCGGCTGTCATGGGTACGCCCTCTGTGATGGTGCGGAACAGTACAGCCGCGGAGATTATCCGCCACGGGGAGAACGGCCTGCTGTGCGACAATGATCCGAAGGATCTGGCACGGGTGATGACGGAAGCCCTGAAGGAGCCCGAAAAGCTGAGTCTGATCGGTGAAACAGCCCGGGAGACGATTCCGGTACCCTGGGAAAAAGTGCTGGAAACCGCGGTTGAACGCTATGAGCGGCTGATTGCCCTGGGCAAGGAAGGCAAACTGAAGGATAAACGGAAAAGAGTGCTGTGA
- a CDS encoding VanZ family protein, with amino-acid sequence MDFNSLKMNVVITVLVLFLVFLLPWADRRICRSLRLNLEGGLSDNPNADRLLRLRQRLLTLGLFLYFLLFAWLVFFSRASTAYYTVHIAPLEDLKNAFSTPTGFSGWFHTLFTEGISSAFSQISIVRPEDISQFYLNVMIFLPVGYLLPYVFRWFRARVRIRPVAFCLLLSFMVENLQLISRRGMYDFDDIISNTIGGLIGQLLYIAVGYVVTHPGWRRELRAYRSWKRHARRSTLFPYTKKTHMFRTTLRGSDEEAIRSFFVERLGFRLRQQIDRRESGDVVYLFEMGKTQIQVICSPDEPVPETQYLTLFATRLAAVRSRLEANGIQPGDYRRDPATGRRLLRFTGPDNLQIEIIGAE; translated from the coding sequence ATGGATTTCAACAGTTTAAAGATGAATGTCGTCATCACCGTCCTCGTGCTTTTCCTGGTTTTTCTGCTTCCCTGGGCGGACCGGCGGATCTGCCGGAGCCTGCGGCTGAACCTGGAAGGCGGACTGAGTGACAATCCGAATGCTGACCGGCTGCTCCGGCTGCGGCAGAGGCTCCTGACCCTCGGGCTGTTTCTGTATTTTCTGCTCTTTGCCTGGCTTGTTTTCTTTTCCCGGGCGTCAACCGCATACTATACAGTCCATATCGCGCCCCTGGAGGATCTGAAGAACGCGTTCTCCACTCCCACCGGTTTTTCCGGATGGTTCCATACCCTGTTCACGGAGGGCATTTCCTCCGCCTTTTCCCAGATCTCCATTGTCCGCCCGGAAGATATCTCCCAGTTCTACCTGAATGTGATGATCTTCCTGCCCGTTGGCTATCTGCTGCCCTATGTCTTCCGCTGGTTCCGGGCCCGGGTCCGGATCCGTCCCGTGGCTTTCTGCCTGCTGCTCAGTTTTATGGTGGAAAACCTGCAGCTGATTTCCCGGCGCGGCATGTATGATTTTGATGACATCATCTCCAACACCATCGGCGGGCTGATCGGTCAGCTGCTGTATATTGCTGTCGGCTATGTAGTCACCCATCCCGGCTGGCGGCGTGAGCTCCGGGCCTATCGTTCCTGGAAACGCCATGCCCGTCGCAGCACGCTCTTCCCCTATACCAAAAAGACGCATATGTTCCGCACCACGCTCAGGGGTTCAGATGAAGAGGCTATCCGGAGCTTTTTCGTGGAACGCCTGGGTTTCCGTCTCCGCCAGCAGATCGACCGCCGGGAGTCCGGAGATGTGGTCTATCTCTTTGAAATGGGCAAAACACAGATCCAGGTTATCTGTTCGCCGGATGAACCTGTTCCGGAAACCCAGTACCTGACGCTCTTCGCAACCCGTCTGGCCGCGGTGCGGTCACGACTGGAAGCAAACGGAATCCAGCCGGGAGATTACCGCCGGGATCCCGCCACCGGCCGTCGGCTGCTCCGTTTCACCGGTCCGGATAACCTGCAGATTGAAATCATCGGTGCCGAATAA
- a CDS encoding zinc dependent phospholipase C family protein — MPDVAVHAAFGREVLASLPEEVREYLLPEPYTFALFGPDIWFMYKPWLRREGRGRRMHTGKPGLFLTTLLRRAEVSASRAEMFSYLSGFLCHYALDSITHPYIIYVTAEERVFPRSHMSLEHALDVVQFRRDGYENEKHPVTGHYYPLLRLPETLRQDLNAVFEEVYGWKNCWAALNRSCRRYRLCYRALENHRGLVARLARRTKRDVLCSLAYSESQFHSLDPENTEHRVWKHPFDPDQSFTESFPELREKARQFALQLIEASYRLVRYGEGSIESVSELIGNNSYLSGLPADDPRNYRVKSLLPPEKETR, encoded by the coding sequence ATGCCTGATGTTGCGGTTCATGCGGCCTTCGGCCGGGAAGTTCTGGCCTCCCTGCCGGAGGAAGTTCGGGAATATCTGCTTCCCGAACCTTATACTTTTGCGCTGTTTGGCCCCGATATCTGGTTCATGTATAAACCCTGGCTTCGCCGGGAAGGCCGCGGTCGTCGGATGCACACCGGGAAACCCGGTCTCTTCCTGACCACCCTGCTCCGCCGGGCGGAAGTCTCTGCTTCCCGGGCGGAAATGTTCTCCTATCTGTCCGGTTTCCTTTGTCATTACGCACTGGACAGCATTACCCATCCCTACATTATTTATGTCACAGCGGAAGAACGTGTTTTCCCGCGCAGCCATATGAGCCTGGAACATGCCCTGGATGTCGTGCAGTTCCGCCGTGACGGATATGAAAATGAAAAGCACCCGGTTACCGGGCATTATTATCCCCTGCTTCGCCTGCCGGAAACCCTGCGTCAGGATCTGAACGCCGTCTTTGAGGAAGTCTACGGCTGGAAAAATTGCTGGGCGGCGCTAAACCGCTCCTGCCGCCGTTACCGGCTGTGCTATCGTGCGCTGGAAAACCATCGCGGACTGGTGGCGCGTCTGGCCCGGCGGACAAAGCGTGACGTGCTTTGTTCCCTCGCTTATTCCGAATCCCAGTTTCATTCCCTGGATCCGGAAAACACAGAGCACCGCGTTTGGAAGCATCCCTTTGATCCGGACCAGTCCTTCACGGAAAGTTTCCCGGAGCTGCGGGAAAAAGCCCGGCAGTTCGCCCTGCAGCTGATTGAGGCGTCCTACCGTCTGGTCCGATATGGCGAGGGGTCTATTGAAAGCGTCTCTGAACTGATAGGAAACAATTCTTACCTGAGCGGCCTGCCTGCGGATGATCCCCGGAATTACCGGGTCAAATCCCTGCTGCCCCCTGAAAAGGAGACACGGTAA
- a CDS encoding D-alanyl-D-alanine carboxypeptidase family protein has protein sequence MKHGLRNLTALLMAVLMLMCLCPEQAAFAESAAETETQAAEQTNKTKMSASELQAQGILTVGAKGEEVTKLQQRLKDLGYLEGKVDGQYGGGTKRAVIAFQRRNGLTTDGVAGTDTQNKLYAEDALAAPNGSPVDTLAGDVPMLVNKEHPLADGEFFTPADLVQLNKELSSKLVTIKYKKTRGVKAAVDALKEMLEAAKEDGIGKWQISAGYRTWDDQVSMLNSKVKSIQKSHKDWSSSKARRAALRTVAEPGSSEHHLGLAFDINKKGSSKFAGTKQSDWLNEHCWEYGFIIRYQKEKEKITGFEAEPWHIRYVGIEHALYMRDHDLCLEEYIQGLEDGSIQNPAARTADDADSGNNNETIDSDPGESSDEPSEETEEPAA, from the coding sequence ATGAAACATGGTTTACGGAACCTTACAGCGCTGCTGATGGCAGTGCTTATGCTGATGTGCCTGTGTCCTGAACAGGCTGCTTTCGCGGAGAGCGCGGCGGAGACGGAGACCCAGGCAGCGGAGCAAACCAACAAGACAAAAATGTCCGCCTCAGAGCTCCAGGCCCAGGGAATTCTCACAGTGGGCGCAAAAGGTGAGGAAGTGACCAAACTTCAGCAGCGGCTGAAGGACCTGGGATATCTGGAAGGCAAAGTAGACGGCCAGTACGGCGGCGGAACCAAACGTGCCGTAATCGCCTTCCAACGCCGGAACGGACTGACCACAGACGGCGTGGCCGGCACGGATACACAGAACAAGTTATATGCGGAAGACGCCCTGGCCGCGCCGAATGGCAGTCCGGTGGATACACTGGCCGGAGACGTTCCCATGCTGGTCAACAAGGAACACCCACTGGCAGACGGAGAGTTTTTTACTCCGGCTGACCTGGTACAGCTGAACAAGGAACTGAGCAGCAAACTGGTTACGATCAAGTATAAAAAGACCCGCGGCGTCAAAGCAGCCGTGGACGCCCTGAAAGAGATGCTGGAGGCGGCGAAGGAAGACGGTATCGGCAAATGGCAGATCAGCGCGGGCTACCGCACATGGGACGATCAGGTCAGCATGCTGAATTCCAAGGTCAAGAGCATCCAGAAGAGCCATAAGGACTGGAGCAGCTCCAAAGCACGCCGCGCAGCCCTGCGGACTGTGGCGGAACCGGGAAGCAGCGAGCATCACCTGGGACTGGCTTTTGATATCAATAAGAAAGGTTCTTCCAAATTCGCAGGCACAAAGCAGAGCGACTGGCTGAACGAGCACTGCTGGGAGTACGGCTTCATTATTCGCTACCAGAAAGAAAAGGAAAAGATCACCGGCTTTGAGGCGGAACCCTGGCATATCCGTTATGTGGGTATAGAACATGCCCTGTATATGAGGGATCATGATCTGTGCCTGGAGGAATACATCCAGGGACTGGAGGACGGAAGCATCCAGAATCCGGCAGCCCGGACAGCGGATGACGCGGATTCCGGAAATAATAATGAAACGATTGATTCGGATCCGGGAGAATCCTCGGATGAACCTTCGGAAGAGACAGAGGAACCCGCAGCATAA
- a CDS encoding ABC transporter substrate-binding protein, with protein sequence MRRRIVPILVLLVLFLLTGCAGKQETGGDSASVVVGFSQLGAESSWRIANTVSMEQAAKAAGYGLMMENANQKQEKQIDAIRSFIAYRVDVIVFSPIVQTGWDNVLAEAKQADIPVIIMDRMIDTQDDSLYRAYVGADFYAEGVRAGEYLIRKADTLGADHLRIVEICGTTGSTPMQDRQRGFMDVIGKDERFTVIESVDGDFLQSKGEECMRELLQKYGTDGIDVIYSHNDAMTLGALNVLEKEETAGSKDMIIITVDGEKDAVDALKAGKINCVVQCTPHLGPSVMKLVRDVTAGKEIPKVYHPDEGAFSDFDDLTDPAVEGF encoded by the coding sequence ATGCGTAGAAGAATCGTGCCGATCCTTGTGCTGCTTGTGCTGTTCCTCCTGACCGGCTGTGCCGGGAAACAGGAAACAGGCGGAGACAGCGCGTCTGTTGTGGTTGGCTTTTCCCAGCTGGGAGCGGAAAGCTCCTGGCGTATTGCAAACACTGTCAGCATGGAACAGGCCGCGAAGGCTGCCGGTTACGGGCTGATGATGGAAAACGCGAACCAGAAACAGGAAAAGCAGATCGACGCGATCCGTTCCTTTATTGCATACCGCGTGGATGTGATTGTTTTCTCGCCGATTGTGCAGACCGGCTGGGACAATGTGCTGGCGGAAGCAAAACAGGCAGACATTCCGGTGATTATCATGGACCGGATGATTGATACCCAGGATGACTCATTGTACAGAGCCTATGTGGGTGCAGATTTCTACGCTGAAGGCGTCCGGGCCGGGGAATACCTGATCCGGAAGGCTGACACGCTGGGCGCTGATCATCTGCGGATCGTGGAAATCTGCGGTACGACGGGGTCCACTCCCATGCAGGACCGGCAGCGGGGCTTTATGGACGTGATCGGGAAGGATGAACGGTTCACCGTTATCGAAAGCGTGGACGGGGATTTCCTTCAGTCCAAGGGTGAGGAATGCATGCGGGAACTCCTGCAGAAATACGGGACAGACGGCATCGACGTGATATACTCCCACAATGACGCTATGACGCTTGGCGCGCTGAATGTGCTGGAGAAAGAAGAAACCGCCGGATCCAAAGACATGATCATCATCACTGTGGACGGGGAAAAGGACGCAGTGGATGCCCTGAAGGCCGGAAAAATCAACTGTGTGGTACAGTGTACGCCGCACCTGGGGCCTTCCGTGATGAAGCTGGTCAGGGATGTGACGGCCGGAAAGGAAATACCCAAAGTATATCATCCGGATGAGGGAGCGTTCAGTGACTTTGACGACCTGACTGATCCGGCGGTGGAGGGTTTCTGA
- a CDS encoding sensor histidine kinase yields the protein MKRSGMTSITAQVRRSVFSIAFLLAVPAVIGLVVMMLYSSRTQAMIRRMDAIAGMKPALESTIAENLFSVAAGRSTFEDSGVQGLITETDNTLDMLLAETEGSGQMQLTIARRTMDTLEQYVLRVRDGMEAGTPISTIEKIVDEVRDVGRLVSDMLDAFTTDEIANASVASGRLRIIVVVAAVTEVLLLLIAFLRTRYETNKLTESIHSSIYSLEGTVRRIAEGNFGDRVQGMNVEELRDLGEKVNQMADRLETLIAQIRQNQDHLARAELRTLQAQINPHFLYNTLDAIVWQAESGKGEEVVHLTRNLSDFFRISLSAGADWIPVSQELKHVSAYLSIQKTRYRDILDYEVDQPEGLEEIYMLKLLLQPLVENALYHGIKNKRGGGMIRVKVQIQNRIMTFTVADTGKGMSPEQLEEVETLLKENVPTAQPAPEPGHSGFGMRNVDMRIRLYYGKKTGLLISSGPEGTEVSFSIPIRTREEIDHDESLSRG from the coding sequence ATGAAACGCAGCGGAATGACCAGCATTACCGCGCAAGTCCGCCGATCAGTTTTCTCCATTGCCTTTCTGCTGGCAGTGCCGGCAGTGATCGGCCTGGTGGTTATGATGCTTTATTCCTCCCGGACACAGGCCATGATCCGGAGAATGGATGCCATAGCCGGGATGAAGCCCGCACTGGAGAGCACCATTGCCGAGAACCTGTTCTCTGTAGCCGCGGGCCGGAGCACCTTCGAGGACAGCGGCGTACAGGGACTGATCACCGAAACGGACAATACGCTGGATATGCTCCTCGCGGAGACTGAAGGCAGCGGGCAGATGCAGCTGACCATTGCCCGGCGGACAATGGACACGCTGGAACAGTATGTGCTCAGGGTACGGGACGGCATGGAAGCCGGAACGCCCATCAGTACAATTGAAAAGATCGTGGATGAAGTCCGTGACGTCGGGCGTCTGGTATCAGACATGCTGGACGCCTTTACTACGGATGAAATTGCCAATGCTTCGGTTGCCAGCGGACGGCTGAGAATCATTGTGGTTGTTGCAGCGGTGACAGAGGTGCTGCTGCTCCTGATCGCCTTCCTGCGCACACGGTATGAAACAAACAAGCTGACGGAATCGATTCATTCCTCCATCTATTCATTGGAAGGAACGGTCCGGCGAATCGCAGAAGGGAACTTCGGTGACCGGGTGCAGGGCATGAACGTGGAGGAACTGCGTGACCTTGGCGAAAAGGTTAACCAGATGGCAGACCGCCTGGAAACCCTGATCGCACAGATCCGCCAGAACCAGGACCACCTGGCACGGGCGGAACTGCGTACGCTGCAGGCACAGATTAATCCTCACTTCCTGTACAATACGCTGGACGCCATTGTCTGGCAGGCTGAATCGGGAAAAGGGGAAGAAGTGGTTCACCTGACCCGGAACCTGAGCGACTTCTTCCGGATTTCCCTGTCCGCCGGCGCAGACTGGATTCCGGTGAGCCAGGAACTGAAGCATGTGTCCGCTTACCTGAGTATCCAGAAAACCCGGTACCGGGATATCCTGGACTATGAAGTGGATCAGCCGGAAGGCCTGGAAGAAATCTACATGCTGAAACTGCTGCTGCAGCCGCTGGTTGAGAATGCCCTGTACCACGGGATCAAGAACAAGCGGGGCGGCGGTATGATCCGGGTAAAGGTTCAGATCCAGAACCGGATTATGACATTCACGGTGGCCGATACAGGCAAGGGAATGTCGCCGGAACAGCTGGAGGAAGTGGAAACGCTCCTGAAAGAGAACGTGCCGACTGCCCAGCCTGCACCTGAACCGGGACATTCCGGCTTCGGCATGCGGAACGTGGATATGCGCATCCGCCTGTATTATGGCAAAAAGACCGGCCTGCTGATCAGCTCAGGACCGGAGGGAACAGAGGTATCATTCAGTATTCCGATTCGTACAAGGGAGGAAATCGACCATGATGAAAGTCTTTCTCGTGGATGA